From Candidatus Omnitrophota bacterium, the proteins below share one genomic window:
- a CDS encoding sensor domain-containing diguanylate cyclase, with protein sequence MEKKNVQERLDRIRAELAIFYEIGNAMRSTLNLEEILFIILTGVTSHAGLGFNRAMLFLVNEQENTLEGKMGLGPHSGEEAGLIWSRISSQQMSLEDLISAYTFYKKGGSDLDKAVRGIKIPLREDAGVLAVTVLEGMSMEITTDEARHKTANDPVLQFLRTEYFVTVPLKAKDKVVGVILADNLFTKKPILKDDIRTLTMFANHAGLAIENSRLYEQTVYQSNTDTLTRLWNHGYFQFLLTEELKKAYESKSQLSMVMFDIDNFKNYNDTMGHQMGDQILRDVARILKTVCDGKGFVARYGGEEFAVILPNQGKDPAYAIAENLRMAIENFEFKGQEVQPAKNLTISAGLSTYPEDALDKEKLIYLADMALYEAKRTGKNKVCAYRSK encoded by the coding sequence ATGGAAAAAAAGAACGTACAGGAAAGGCTTGACAGGATACGCGCTGAGCTGGCGATCTTCTATGAGATCGGCAACGCGATGCGCTCTACCCTCAACCTCGAGGAGATCCTCTTTATTATACTTACAGGGGTGACCTCACACGCGGGCCTCGGCTTCAACAGGGCCATGCTCTTCCTCGTGAACGAGCAGGAGAACACGCTCGAGGGAAAGATGGGTTTAGGCCCCCATTCCGGAGAAGAGGCCGGCCTCATCTGGAGCAGGATATCTTCCCAGCAGATGTCGCTCGAAGACCTTATATCGGCCTATACCTTCTATAAAAAAGGCGGCTCCGACCTTGATAAGGCGGTAAGGGGCATAAAGATCCCCTTACGTGAGGATGCCGGGGTGCTTGCCGTGACCGTTCTCGAAGGTATGAGCATGGAGATAACCACGGACGAGGCGCGCCATAAGACAGCTAACGACCCTGTCCTGCAATTCTTAAGGACCGAGTATTTCGTGACCGTCCCGCTCAAGGCAAAGGATAAAGTTGTAGGGGTGATACTGGCCGACAACCTTTTCACGAAAAAACCTATACTCAAGGACGACATAAGGACTTTGACGATGTTCGCGAACCACGCCGGCCTCGCGATCGAGAATTCGCGCCTCTATGAGCAGACGGTTTACCAGTCCAATACCGATACGCTGACGCGGCTCTGGAACCACGGCTATTTCCAGTTCCTACTGACCGAGGAATTAAAGAAGGCCTACGAGAGCAAGTCCCAGCTCTCCATGGTCATGTTCGACATAGATAATTTCAAGAATTATAACGACACGATGGGGCACCAGATGGGGGACCAGATACTCCGCGATGTGGCGAGGATATTAAAGACCGTCTGCGACGGGAAGGGTTTTGTGGCGCGTTACGGCGGCGAGGAGTTCGCCGTGATACTTCCCAACCAGGGTAAAGACCCTGCTTATGCGATCGCGGAAAACCTCAGGATGGCGATAGAAAATTTCGAGTTTAAAGGACAGGAAGTCCAGCCCGCCAAGAACCTTACCATAAGCGCGGGCCTCTCTACCTACCCAGAAGACGCGCTCGATAAAGAAAAGCTGATCTACTTAGCTGATATGGCGCTGTATGAAGCGAAGAGGACCGGCAAAAACAAAGTTTGCGCCTACAGGTCCAAATAA